The following are from one region of the Carnobacterium gallinarum DSM 4847 genome:
- a CDS encoding response regulator transcription factor: protein MKILMIEDNQSVCEMMEMFFLKENWDATFKQDGKEGLDAFLEKPDAWDIVTLDLNLPTMDGIQICREIRKVSESIPIIMLTAKDSESDQVIGLEMGADDYVTKPFSPLTLIARLKALHRRADLSIQESSDGTKHTKDEDFEVETDHLKINTKTREAFLFKKPIEGLTPKEFELLYTLARSPKQVFSREQLLTLVWDYQYYGDERTVDAHIKKLRQKIEKTGPQVIQTVWGVGYKFDDSGVE, encoded by the coding sequence ATGAAAATATTAATGATTGAAGACAACCAATCTGTCTGTGAAATGATGGAAATGTTTTTTTTAAAAGAAAATTGGGATGCAACCTTTAAGCAAGATGGAAAAGAAGGATTAGATGCTTTTTTAGAGAAACCTGATGCATGGGATATTGTTACGTTAGATTTAAACTTACCGACAATGGACGGAATTCAGATTTGTCGTGAAATTAGAAAAGTATCTGAAAGTATTCCGATTATTATGTTAACAGCTAAAGATTCAGAGAGTGATCAAGTAATTGGTCTAGAAATGGGCGCAGATGACTATGTAACGAAACCTTTTAGTCCATTAACATTAATTGCTCGTCTTAAAGCATTACATCGTAGAGCGGATTTAAGCATACAAGAAAGCTCAGATGGAACAAAGCACACTAAAGATGAAGATTTTGAAGTGGAGACGGATCATTTAAAGATTAACACAAAAACAAGAGAAGCCTTTTTATTCAAAAAACCAATTGAAGGATTAACACCAAAAGAATTTGAGTTGCTTTACACATTAGCTAGAAGTCCTAAACAGGTTTTCTCAAGAGAACAGTTATTAACACTTGTTTGGGATTATCAATATTATGGGGATGAGCGAACCGTCGATGCACATATAAAAAAATTACGTCAAAAAATTGAAAAAACGGGTCCACAGGTAATTCAAACTGTCTGGGGAGTCGGTTATAAGTTTGATGACAGCGGAGTTGAATAA
- a CDS encoding PTS lactose/cellobiose transporter subunit IIA yields the protein MDDLTTKQAMNIILFAGDARVNCKNALVATEKNDFATAQAEMKLAKKNITEAHKIQTEAIQNEMREEEVEHKPSLLFTHAQDTLMTIYSEINITNHLVKIAEKVDTRLTSLEAKK from the coding sequence ATGGACGATCTAACAACAAAACAAGCAATGAATATTATTTTATTTGCTGGAGATGCACGTGTAAATTGTAAAAATGCCTTAGTTGCAACTGAAAAAAATGATTTTGCAACGGCACAGGCTGAAATGAAATTAGCAAAGAAAAATATTACAGAAGCCCATAAGATTCAAACAGAGGCCATTCAAAATGAGATGCGTGAAGAGGAAGTAGAACATAAACCATCCTTACTGTTTACCCATGCTCAAGATACACTAATGACGATTTATAGCGAGATTAACATTACCAATCATTTAGTCAAGATTGCTGAAAAAGTAGATACAAGATTGACTTCATTAGAAGCAAAAAAATAA
- a CDS encoding replication initiation protein translates to MYRLLKQWRTKGTREFNLNEFNFLLDIPPSYKSGSVDQKVLKPILDELPKYFKVLKLIKIKVNTR, encoded by the coding sequence ATGTACCGTTTATTAAAACAGTGGCGCACTAAGGGGACTCGTGAATTCAACTTAAATGAATTTAATTTTCTTTTAGATATTCCTCCAAGTTATAAATCGGGTAGTGTGGATCAAAAAGTCTTAAAACCAATCCTAGACGAACTCCCTAAATATTTTAAAGTGTTAAAATTAATAAAAATAAAAGTTAATACTCGTTGA
- a CDS encoding 3D domain-containing protein yields the protein MKKTIMSMAIMSTLFAGTVGISSVLAATLDDSSDKIVSTQNVTIQSNQAVLADLNDSSQSPDLIKNLLADKNLTEKEAAMTKVTKIEKTPTVASYTVEAGDTSENIAKAFEVSMDDLAKWNEGLTADSIIQVGQKLKIQTEKDPTKIETTKLTWKAPVVETPAPVVTEVNPTIEPVAEATIETAEATPVAETPVPVVAEAAPTTGRTVTVTSTAYSFSEAGLTPYTATGIDLRQTPNVIAVDPSVIPLGSRVMVEGYGEAIAGDTGGAIVGNKIDVHFSTVAACYQWGVRTVNVTILD from the coding sequence ATGAAGAAAACAATCATGTCGATGGCTATTATGTCAACTTTATTTGCAGGGACAGTGGGGATCTCTTCTGTACTAGCTGCAACTTTAGATGATAGTTCAGACAAGATAGTATCAACTCAAAACGTAACTATCCAATCAAATCAAGCAGTGTTGGCGGATTTAAATGATTCTAGTCAATCGCCAGATTTAATAAAAAACCTACTAGCTGATAAGAACTTAACTGAAAAAGAAGCAGCTATGACAAAGGTTACAAAAATTGAGAAAACACCAACTGTTGCAAGTTATACTGTAGAAGCTGGTGATACTAGTGAAAATATTGCAAAAGCTTTTGAAGTTTCAATGGATGATTTAGCTAAATGGAATGAAGGTTTAACAGCTGATTCAATTATTCAAGTGGGACAAAAGCTTAAAATACAAACTGAAAAAGACCCTACTAAAATCGAAACAACAAAATTAACATGGAAAGCACCTGTTGTAGAAACACCAGCACCTGTTGTGACGGAAGTTAATCCAACAATCGAACCTGTGGCTGAAGCAACAATCGAAACAGCTGAAGCAACACCTGTAGCCGAAACACCAGTACCAGTCGTTGCTGAAGCAGCACCAACAACTGGACGGACAGTAACCGTTACTTCTACAGCGTATAGTTTTAGTGAAGCAGGATTAACACCGTATACCGCAACTGGAATTGATCTAAGACAAACACCAAATGTGATTGCAGTTGATCCAAGCGTTATTCCATTAGGTAGCCGTGTTATGGTAGAAGGTTATGGAGAAGCAATTGCTGGCGATACAGGCGGGGCAATTGTTGGAAATAAGATTGATGTACATTTTTCAACAGTAGCTGCTTGCTATCAATGGGGCGTTCGTACCGTTAATGTAACAATTTTAGATTAA
- a CDS encoding histidine phosphatase family protein — MKKLWIVLLGCVVLLAACNGESATNDQALESSKLAIDDKELVLYFVRHGKTMFNTTGQVQGWSDTPLTEEGVQGAEELAFGLEATPFVLAYSSDLGRAISTAHYVLQQGNRKNLELETLTGLREWNYGGYEGRDNATMWDPIFQQNGLTFDEDWSQYGALTEKLSDEDIANLIAKNDPTGTAENYAEIVIRSQKAMDQIVKKGTEKGGGNILIVAHGSEIPTILELLVPGGYQGESIKNCSVTKVKVKDGSYSIVDIGDLSYLEKGKEALAKK, encoded by the coding sequence ATGAAAAAATTATGGATTGTTTTATTAGGTTGTGTAGTATTATTGGCAGCGTGTAATGGAGAGTCTGCTACTAATGATCAAGCACTAGAAAGTAGTAAATTAGCAATAGACGATAAGGAGCTTGTTTTGTATTTTGTGAGGCATGGAAAAACGATGTTTAATACAACCGGACAAGTTCAGGGATGGTCAGATACACCTTTGACAGAAGAAGGTGTTCAAGGTGCGGAAGAGTTAGCATTCGGTTTGGAAGCAACTCCTTTTGTACTGGCTTACTCTAGTGATTTGGGACGAGCTATTTCAACTGCTCATTATGTCCTGCAGCAAGGGAATCGTAAAAATCTAGAATTAGAGACATTGACTGGATTAAGAGAGTGGAATTACGGTGGCTATGAAGGACGAGATAATGCAACAATGTGGGATCCGATTTTTCAGCAAAATGGTTTAACCTTTGATGAAGATTGGTCACAATATGGTGCGTTAACGGAGAAGTTAAGTGATGAAGATATTGCCAATTTAATTGCTAAAAATGATCCAACGGGAACTGCAGAAAATTATGCAGAGATTGTTATTAGATCACAGAAAGCCATGGATCAAATTGTCAAAAAAGGAACTGAAAAAGGTGGAGGGAATATTTTAATTGTTGCTCATGGTAGTGAGATTCCAACTATTTTAGAGTTGTTGGTGCCAGGAGGATATCAAGGAGAATCAATTAAAAATTGCAGTGTAACCAAAGTGAAAGTGAAAGATGGTAGCTACTCTATTGTAGATATTGGAGATTTAAGCTATTTGGAAAAAGGAAAAGAAGCTTTAGCAAAAAAATAA
- a CDS encoding glycoside hydrolase family 1 protein: MRQVPKGFPKDFLWGGAIAANQAEGAYEFEGKGTSVADINEFRADLPLEKRSNAEISTSYIEEALNNRTGVFPKRWGINFKETYREDLKLLGGTGFKLFRTSIDWSRIFPNGDDLVPNEKGLAFYDDLIDEIISNGMEPMITISHYEIPLNLTLNYQGWYSREVIDFFVNYCKVLFDRYKGKVKYWIIINQINLIGHESFNHLGIAEDKVENLVEAKYQGVHNMMVACGRATDYAHQVDSNYEIGMMLCGGPEYAATCKPEDVLATLKINQMQYFFADVLLRGYYPGYAFRYFEENKIQLNFGPEDEADLKHTADYMSFSYYYTQICDAEHSEPYRNKALPANPWGWTIDPLGLRTLLNSFYDRYQCPIYITENGIGCYDVLEEDDKIHDDYRIDYYKAHIEQMKEAIQDGVDLRGYCAWGPIDIISCSSSEMSKRYGFIYVDQDDYGKGTGKRYLKDSYTWMQQVIASNGETL, from the coding sequence ATGAGACAAGTTCCAAAAGGCTTTCCAAAGGATTTTCTATGGGGAGGAGCAATCGCTGCTAATCAAGCCGAAGGTGCCTATGAATTTGAAGGGAAAGGCACAAGTGTTGCAGATATTAATGAATTTCGAGCAGATTTGCCATTAGAGAAACGTTCTAATGCAGAAATTTCAACAAGCTATATTGAAGAGGCTTTAAACAATCGTACGGGTGTCTTTCCAAAAAGATGGGGGATTAACTTTAAAGAAACCTATCGTGAAGATTTAAAGTTATTAGGTGGAACAGGATTTAAGCTTTTCCGAACATCTATCGATTGGTCACGAATTTTTCCAAATGGAGATGACCTTGTTCCAAATGAAAAAGGTCTAGCCTTCTATGATGATCTGATTGATGAAATTATTAGCAATGGGATGGAACCAATGATTACAATTTCTCATTATGAGATTCCTTTGAACTTAACTTTAAACTATCAAGGTTGGTATTCAAGAGAGGTAATTGACTTCTTTGTTAATTATTGTAAGGTCTTATTTGATCGCTACAAAGGCAAGGTGAAGTATTGGATTATTATTAATCAGATTAACTTAATTGGTCATGAATCCTTTAATCATTTAGGAATTGCGGAAGATAAAGTTGAGAATTTGGTTGAAGCAAAATATCAGGGAGTTCACAATATGATGGTGGCTTGTGGACGAGCAACAGACTATGCTCATCAAGTTGATTCAAACTATGAGATTGGCATGATGCTGTGTGGTGGTCCAGAATACGCAGCAACATGCAAACCGGAAGATGTACTTGCAACTTTGAAAATTAATCAAATGCAGTATTTCTTTGCGGATGTATTGCTACGGGGTTACTATCCTGGTTACGCCTTTAGATATTTTGAAGAAAACAAGATTCAGCTAAACTTTGGACCAGAAGATGAAGCAGATCTGAAGCATACAGCTGACTATATGTCCTTTTCTTACTACTACACACAAATCTGTGATGCTGAACACTCAGAGCCTTACCGCAACAAAGCGTTGCCTGCCAATCCGTGGGGCTGGACAATTGATCCATTAGGTTTACGAACTTTATTGAATTCCTTCTACGATCGTTATCAATGTCCGATTTATATCACTGAAAATGGTATTGGCTGTTACGATGTTTTAGAAGAAGACGACAAGATTCATGATGATTATCGAATCGATTATTACAAGGCTCACATTGAGCAAATGAAAGAAGCGATTCAAGACGGTGTCGATTTACGTGGTTATTGTGCGTGGGGACCGATTGATATTATTAGTTGTTCATCATCGGAGATGAGCAAACGTTATGGATTCATTTATGTAGATCAAGATGATTATGGTAAAGGTACAGGCAAACGTTATTTGAAAGATAGTTATACTTGGATGCAACAAGTAATCGCTAGTAACGGGGAAACGTTATAA
- a CDS encoding PTS sugar transporter subunit IIC: MNGLINWLENSFSPKMNKVNNNPWIVSIKDSIMQTLPFVFLGSIFSMLAILNEYFPMLPSFWIPFGWTMGKISLFVAFLIPFNLMEKKRLRKQRIVAGMSGLILFLMIISPQIEKDGVVGFGHEALGAGGMFVAIVAGLIAGFVLVMVGKFSFFKEDSVIPDFVRAWFDSMLPIGIVIVFGWVVVLMLNVDLYNMVLSVFMPLSSFMESPLGFIGMMFLICFLYSMGISTWVLTPVVQPVLLKAIAENLTLVQNGQATAETLNLVTSSTLYSAYLWIGGIGCTMPLVFMMMRARSKKISALGKACLAPSIFNINEPVIFGVVAWNPLLMIPMWLQGIILPTVIYLFTKVIHFAPIPKVQFEMWYVPFPFVTWFTTGSIFGLLLMALIFVISAAIWYPFFKAYDDQETKAENLKAEGTT; the protein is encoded by the coding sequence ATGAATGGATTAATTAATTGGTTGGAAAATAGCTTTTCACCAAAAATGAATAAAGTGAATAATAATCCTTGGATTGTCAGTATTAAAGATTCAATTATGCAAACGTTACCATTTGTTTTTTTAGGCTCTATTTTTTCAATGTTAGCGATATTAAATGAATATTTTCCGATGCTACCAAGTTTTTGGATTCCATTTGGTTGGACGATGGGGAAGATTTCTCTCTTTGTAGCATTTTTGATTCCTTTTAATTTAATGGAAAAGAAGCGTCTTAGAAAGCAACGAATTGTTGCGGGAATGAGTGGTTTGATATTATTTCTCATGATTATTTCTCCACAAATTGAAAAGGATGGCGTGGTTGGTTTTGGTCATGAAGCTTTAGGGGCAGGTGGAATGTTTGTTGCGATTGTCGCTGGCTTAATTGCAGGATTTGTGTTAGTGATGGTTGGGAAATTCTCGTTCTTTAAAGAGGACTCTGTGATTCCTGATTTTGTGAGAGCCTGGTTTGATTCAATGCTGCCAATTGGGATTGTTATTGTCTTTGGTTGGGTCGTTGTTTTGATGTTAAATGTTGATTTATATAACATGGTGCTGAGCGTATTTATGCCTTTATCAAGCTTTATGGAGTCGCCATTAGGTTTTATCGGAATGATGTTTTTGATTTGCTTTTTGTATTCAATGGGAATTTCGACATGGGTCTTAACACCAGTTGTTCAACCCGTATTGTTAAAAGCAATTGCTGAAAATTTGACATTAGTTCAAAATGGTCAAGCAACTGCAGAAACATTGAATTTAGTCACAAGTAGTACGTTATATTCCGCTTACTTATGGATTGGTGGAATTGGATGCACGATGCCACTTGTCTTTATGATGATGCGAGCACGGTCTAAAAAGATTAGCGCATTAGGGAAAGCCTGTTTAGCACCATCTATTTTTAATATTAATGAACCCGTTATCTTCGGTGTTGTAGCTTGGAACCCCTTGTTGATGATTCCAATGTGGCTGCAAGGAATTATTTTACCAACAGTGATTTATTTATTTACGAAAGTGATTCATTTTGCACCCATTCCTAAGGTTCAATTTGAGATGTGGTATGTACCATTCCCATTTGTAACTTGGTTTACAACCGGTAGTATTTTTGGATTACTCTTGATGGCGCTGATCTTTGTGATTTCAGCTGCAATTTGGTATCCGTTCTTTAAAGCCTATGACGATCAAGAAACGAAGGCCGAAAATCTAAAAGCAGAAGGGACCACGTAA
- a CDS encoding BglG family transcription antiterminator, giving the protein MSLNKKETALIKMLTQQQTWLSATYLSEALSTSTRTIRNYVYRINQKAGLELIVSSRQGYQIDCTFGVEELLSQNKRDVYTPKDRLNYLMNLLIQHRNVDYFDVAETLFVSVPTIEKDTLRLRKKLCGFNLTLVKHGQFLSMEGEEVNFRRLASTMLQDEALQSFQSLDYIQSIFPDISIQYVQKIVMTCLNQQHLYVNGYAMNSLLLHIAIAINRLLHNQRSEMVPTPLLFSDDQMEHLLAKQIALELNQSFQVEMDQYEVYNLTLLLMTKISPSNDAFLKNYMDTSIYTFVEETMQLVSEKYFIATVSADLILNLALHVSNLITRAKNGKQVRNPLAEEIKQSYAFIYEVAVFIAKQIQKNIQMPITDDEITFIALHIGSYFEEKFETENKLSCMIYTPEYYDLHQRLIYKVGDTFKSSLTILGSVHLLNNEDIAELKRADLVLTTIDLPDWPNGIHISPFLSQKDIDKIQKQIHYVQNQQLQTELKEGLTKYLTPERFERNIYLDTPEEYIEHLGGQLVHAHYIDRSFIELIKEREKMSATSFNNSVALPHAIEMSAKKTGVSIIINKHPIKWDTHYVQVIIMIVMNQSDTKKFRQLFDFMIDTFSNQERLKHLLDAENYEQFIEKLFTL; this is encoded by the coding sequence GTGTCCTTAAATAAAAAAGAAACAGCGCTGATAAAAATGCTGACGCAGCAACAAACTTGGCTATCAGCAACCTATTTATCGGAAGCTTTATCTACCTCAACACGAACTATTCGGAATTATGTCTACCGGATTAATCAAAAAGCTGGACTTGAATTGATTGTATCTTCTAGACAAGGCTATCAAATCGATTGCACTTTTGGTGTTGAAGAGTTACTCTCTCAAAATAAACGAGACGTATATACACCTAAAGATCGACTGAATTATTTAATGAATTTATTGATTCAACATCGAAATGTAGACTATTTTGATGTAGCTGAAACGCTATTTGTTAGTGTTCCAACTATTGAAAAAGATACTCTACGTTTACGTAAAAAATTATGTGGTTTTAATTTAACCTTAGTAAAGCATGGGCAATTCCTCAGTATGGAAGGTGAAGAAGTTAATTTTCGTCGTCTAGCTAGTACAATGTTGCAAGATGAGGCCTTGCAAAGTTTTCAATCCTTAGATTACATTCAATCTATTTTTCCAGATATCTCAATTCAGTATGTACAAAAAATTGTAATGACCTGCTTAAATCAACAACATTTATATGTAAATGGATATGCAATGAATAGTTTGCTGTTACATATCGCTATTGCCATTAATCGACTACTTCATAACCAGCGATCTGAAATGGTGCCTACACCTCTTCTCTTTTCAGATGATCAAATGGAGCATTTATTAGCTAAGCAAATTGCGCTAGAACTTAATCAGTCCTTTCAAGTAGAGATGGATCAATATGAAGTTTATAATTTAACCTTGCTTTTAATGACAAAAATCTCTCCATCAAATGATGCCTTTTTAAAAAATTATATGGATACTTCGATTTACACCTTTGTAGAAGAAACGATGCAATTAGTTTCAGAAAAATACTTTATTGCTACTGTTTCAGCAGATCTCATTTTAAACTTAGCATTACATGTCTCAAATTTAATTACTCGAGCCAAAAACGGAAAACAAGTTCGCAACCCTTTGGCAGAGGAAATTAAACAATCCTATGCCTTTATTTATGAAGTTGCTGTTTTTATTGCCAAACAAATCCAAAAAAATATCCAAATGCCGATTACTGATGATGAGATTACCTTTATTGCCTTGCATATTGGGTCCTATTTTGAGGAAAAATTTGAAACTGAAAATAAACTGAGCTGCATGATTTACACTCCTGAATATTACGACCTTCATCAACGATTAATCTATAAAGTGGGCGATACATTTAAATCAAGTTTAACTATTCTTGGAAGTGTTCATTTGCTAAATAATGAGGATATTGCTGAATTAAAGCGAGCTGACTTAGTCTTAACTACAATTGATTTGCCTGACTGGCCTAATGGGATTCACATCTCACCTTTTCTTTCACAAAAAGATATAGATAAAATTCAAAAACAGATACACTATGTACAAAATCAACAGTTGCAAACAGAGCTTAAGGAAGGGCTTACAAAGTATTTAACTCCTGAACGCTTTGAGCGCAATATTTATTTGGACACACCAGAGGAATACATTGAACATCTTGGTGGACAACTAGTTCACGCTCACTACATCGATCGTTCATTTATTGAATTGATTAAAGAACGGGAAAAAATGTCAGCGACTTCATTTAATAATTCCGTGGCTTTGCCTCATGCAATTGAAATGAGCGCCAAGAAAACTGGCGTTTCAATTATTATTAATAAACATCCAATAAAATGGGATACTCACTACGTTCAAGTGATTATTATGATTGTCATGAACCAAAGTGATACTAAAAAATTCAGACAACTTTTTGATTTTATGATTGATACTTTTTCTAATCAAGAGCGACTAAAACATTTGTTAGATGCCGAAAATTATGAGCAATTTATTGAGAAATTATTTACGTTATGA
- a CDS encoding single-stranded DNA-binding protein encodes MNQVTLVGRLVREVQIQNVGENKVVLNNTLAVQRLFKTDSGQTDFIPIVAWGKVAKLIDLYCEKGDLIGLNGKMQSHSFINREKETVFVVEMRVEEVQFLQNKRTEETISIEDE; translated from the coding sequence ATGAATCAGGTAACATTGGTGGGGCGTTTAGTTCGGGAGGTACAAATTCAGAATGTAGGTGAGAATAAAGTCGTACTGAATAATACACTTGCTGTCCAGAGATTATTTAAAACAGATTCAGGACAAACTGATTTTATTCCAATAGTTGCTTGGGGTAAAGTTGCGAAGCTAATTGATTTGTATTGTGAGAAAGGAGATTTGATTGGTCTCAATGGAAAGATGCAATCTCATAGCTTTATTAATCGTGAGAAGGAGACTGTTTTCGTTGTTGAAATGCGGGTTGAAGAAGTTCAATTTCTGCAAAATAAACGAACAGAAGAGACGATATCTATTGAAGATGAGTAG
- a CDS encoding sensor histidine kinase, whose translation MKYLYQQMLAFFAVIMTVLIILGFSFVKFTSDTVQENLERQLSSYANTIIENPNGLLENSQWAEALLRNQDIRIFVTNDKKQIISPLRDKGKYLNISEADFKALESGNEVSSKGDSAIDLLGNKKQQLWVLVPFVYSDTQQFAGVVYVDAPVSNIKGSISELKKNLYFALIISTICALILSFVLAQYQVKRINRIRNATHRISKGDFDVHLESKARDEFDDLAEDFNSMASSLKDSNEEIERQENRRRQFMADAAHEMRTPLTTINGLLEGLEYDVFPEEQKKRSITLMQNETRRLIRLVNENLDYEKIRSNQITLSKYTFNAFEALEGIVQQLNVKASEAGNTLELDCSPDLTIFADYDRFVQIIVNIIQNAIQFTSNGHITVTGFAGLNETVIEIQDTGIGMTAEEVANIWERYYKADVSRKNTKFGESGLGLAIVQQLINMHNAKITVESVPNEGTTFRLSFPQETVAEETSV comes from the coding sequence ATGAAGTATCTTTATCAACAAATGTTGGCCTTTTTTGCAGTTATTATGACGGTTTTAATTATTCTAGGTTTTTCATTTGTTAAATTTACATCAGATACAGTGCAAGAGAACTTGGAGCGCCAGCTAAGTAGTTATGCCAATACAATTATTGAAAATCCCAATGGTCTATTAGAGAATTCTCAGTGGGCAGAGGCTCTACTGCGTAATCAAGACATTCGTATTTTTGTAACTAATGATAAAAAGCAGATTATTTCTCCTTTACGAGACAAAGGCAAGTACTTAAATATCTCAGAAGCAGATTTTAAAGCACTGGAATCTGGAAATGAAGTTAGTTCAAAAGGTGATTCAGCTATTGATTTGTTAGGAAATAAAAAGCAACAGCTATGGGTATTAGTACCATTCGTCTATTCAGATACGCAGCAATTTGCTGGTGTAGTTTATGTTGATGCTCCCGTTAGTAACATTAAAGGAAGTATTTCTGAATTGAAGAAAAATCTTTATTTTGCGCTGATTATTTCAACAATATGTGCATTAATATTGAGTTTTGTCTTAGCGCAGTATCAAGTAAAACGAATTAATCGCATTCGGAATGCAACTCATCGTATTTCTAAAGGTGATTTCGATGTGCATTTAGAAAGTAAGGCTAGAGATGAGTTTGATGATTTAGCGGAAGACTTTAATAGCATGGCCAGCTCTTTGAAGGACTCAAATGAAGAAATTGAGCGTCAAGAGAATCGCCGAAGACAATTCATGGCTGATGCAGCTCATGAAATGAGAACGCCTCTAACAACCATTAATGGGCTTCTAGAAGGTCTGGAATATGATGTCTTTCCAGAAGAGCAAAAGAAACGTAGCATTACGTTGATGCAAAATGAAACCCGTCGCTTAATTCGTTTAGTGAATGAAAATCTAGATTATGAAAAAATTCGTTCTAATCAGATTACATTATCTAAGTATACCTTTAATGCATTTGAGGCCTTAGAGGGAATTGTTCAACAGCTAAATGTAAAAGCTAGTGAGGCTGGAAATACGTTAGAATTAGACTGTTCACCAGATCTAACTATTTTTGCAGACTACGATCGATTTGTGCAAATCATTGTGAATATCATTCAAAATGCTATTCAATTTACTTCAAATGGTCACATTACAGTAACTGGTTTTGCTGGATTAAATGAAACAGTGATTGAAATTCAAGATACTGGAATTGGAATGACCGCTGAAGAGGTTGCTAATATTTGGGAACGCTACTACAAAGCAGATGTTTCTAGAAAAAATACTAAATTTGGGGAATCTGGTTTAGGTTTAGCGATTGTCCAGCAGCTAATAAATATGCATAATGCTAAAATCACAGTAGAAAGTGTACCAAATGAAGGAACAACTTTTAGATTATCCTTCCCACAAGAAACGGTGGCAGAAGAAACTTCTGTCTAA
- a CDS encoding FtsX-like permease family protein — protein MTIFQRAMLSIRHNPWKSSIVFLFYTVFISSLFFFFLIMNQLKQSLSAINSALDTTKTTNRTDFFHSLAKTITEKLIPLTQHIYLTLIISTLFFMGLYMLLFFLRKKEFSSFQLMGEKKSRIYFQLVIENLLLVNGFLFILFLGSIFFRAPLAAQLNQIEQELLDQKVQNIVIKTQPITEKQQTPDMAEGSIYESGVSHFNMAVVTETSTSSTIEPQYFSLFVIFINFFTLICLSPAAIWFLNRSGSKNNYHFV, from the coding sequence ATGACTATTTTCCAACGGGCGATGTTAAGTATCCGTCATAATCCATGGAAAAGTTCAATTGTTTTTCTATTTTATACGGTCTTCATTAGCAGTCTTTTCTTTTTCTTTTTAATTATGAATCAACTAAAGCAGTCACTAAGTGCTATTAATTCAGCTTTAGATACAACTAAAACTACTAATAGAACTGATTTTTTCCACTCGTTGGCTAAAACTATTACTGAAAAGTTGATTCCACTTACGCAACATATTTACCTAACACTTATTATCAGCACCCTTTTCTTTATGGGTTTATATATGCTCCTTTTCTTTTTACGTAAAAAAGAGTTTAGTAGTTTCCAGTTAATGGGAGAGAAAAAAAGTCGTATTTATTTCCAACTAGTTATAGAAAATCTTTTGCTAGTCAATGGATTTCTATTTATTCTCTTTTTAGGCAGTATCTTTTTCCGCGCTCCATTGGCTGCTCAGTTAAATCAGATTGAACAAGAATTACTTGATCAGAAAGTTCAAAATATCGTTATTAAGACACAGCCCATTACCGAGAAACAACAAACTCCCGATATGGCTGAAGGCTCTATCTATGAAAGTGGCGTATCTCATTTCAATATGGCTGTTGTAACCGAAACAAGTACTAGTTCTACCATTGAACCACAGTACTTTTCATTATTTGTTATTTTTATTAATTTCTTCACATTAATTTGTCTATCACCGGCAGCGATTTGGTTTCTTAATCGATCTGGTTCAAAGAATAATTACCACTTTGTTTAA
- a CDS encoding PTS sugar transporter subunit IIB, which translates to MSELNVLLVCGSGASSGFMAANMRKAAKEKQLDMKISARSESEIENYIEEIDALMVGPHLAYILDEIDDLIHEFPIKVILMKKEYYATLDGNAAIEHLQSALQEEG; encoded by the coding sequence ATGAGTGAATTAAATGTTTTATTAGTTTGTGGATCAGGGGCAAGTAGCGGATTTATGGCAGCTAATATGCGGAAGGCTGCTAAAGAAAAGCAATTAGATATGAAGATTTCTGCTAGAAGTGAATCAGAAATTGAGAACTATATTGAGGAGATTGATGCTTTAATGGTAGGACCTCATTTGGCTTATATTTTAGATGAAATTGATGATCTGATTCATGAATTTCCAATCAAAGTAATACTGATGAAAAAAGAGTATTATGCAACGCTAGATGGTAATGCAGCCATTGAACATTTGCAAAGTGCTTTACAAGAAGAAGGATAA